CCCTGATGAAGGCTTGATGTCCCAAATTATTCGCGTACATTATCCGGACCTGGAGGATGCCATGCTCACCCAGGTTTTGAAAGCATTCTATCAACTGCGGGCCATGAACGGTCTGCAAAAAAAGCCCGGCACCAGTGAGCTGCTGGATTGGATACAGGCGCTGCAGCTTGGGGGTGTGGACCCGGCCTGTTTGCACGAGTCATTGCCGTTTGTGGGGGCACTTTTGAAGAAGAACGAAGATATTGAACTTGTACGCCGCCGTCAGGAATGAGGGGGACAGAATGTTTGTGTCGCTTTTTTACCGTTTCCGTTCCAATGGACTGAAGGTTTCACTGGAAGAATGGCTGACGCTGATGAATGGTTTACAACAGGGGCTCCATGATTGTTCCTTGCATGGCTTCTATACGCTTTGTCGGGCGGTGGTGGTCAGCAGCGAGACAGATTTTGACCGCTTTGACCAGGTGTTTTTTGAATTTTTCCGGGGGATTGAGCCTCAAGAGCGGCTGCCGGAGGCGATGCTGCAGTGGTTGGAACATCCAGAGCTGACAAGGAGTGATTGGAAGCTGCTTGGGAAATTCACCAATATGCAGGTGGAGGAGATTGAAACACTGTTTGCCAAACGCTTGCAGGAGCAAAAGGAAGAGCATAATGGCGGACGCAAGTGGGTCGGGACAGAGGGGTATACGGCCTTTGGCAACCAGGGAGAGAAGATGTTCGGAATTCGGGTCGCAGGAGATTCTCGTTATCATTCTGCCTATCGGATTGCCGGAGAGCGGAGATATCGGGACTGGCGCACAGACTGTACCTTGGACTCTCGACAGTTTCAAATGGCATTCCGCAGTCTGCGCCAGCTGTCCAAGGAAACGGATGCACCAAAAACGGAATTGGACATAGGCGGGACAATCCGAAAGACCTGCGAAAATGCTGGGCGCATGGAAGTTATGTATACTCGCCCCAGAAAGAATATGCTAAAGCTTTTGCTGCTTATGGATTCCGGCGGATCAATGGAGCCGTATCAGCAGCTTTGCAGCTTGCTGTTTCAGTCGGTCAGCAAAGTGGGACATTTTAAGGATCTGAAAATTTACTATTTCCATAACAGGCCGGGGAGCCTTATTTATCAGGACCCTACGTTGACACTTTCCAGTGCTGTGGAGACGGAGGGTCTGCTGAAAAACCTCTCTTCGGATTACCGAGCTATTTTCGTGGGCGACGGGGAGATGTCCCTGCGGGAGTTACTAGGAAGAGATGGCGTATCATCTTCCAAAAGCGGATTAGATTGGCTGAAACAATTTAAAAAGAAATACCCGCATGCGATCTGGCTGCATCCGCAGGAGCCGCCGGTTGGCAGCAGCTATTGGACACAGTCGTTTCGTCTGATCGGGGAACAATTTGACATGTATCAGGTCACTGTAGAAGGGCTGACACAGGGGATGCGAAAACTTTTGGCAAATCGGTAGGTGGTTGCCAGACACTGAAAAATACAAAGCTGTGGGTAGGAGAAACCATGGACAAGGATGATGTGATCGCCTTTTTTAATCGCCGTGCTTTATCATGGGATGCGCGCATGGTGCGTGATGAACTGGTGATCCGTAAGATTTTGGATAATGCGGAGATCTGGGATGGATTGGATATCTTGGATGTGGCCTGTGGAACGGGTGTGCTCATATCGGATTACTTAGCCCGTGGGGTCAGGCATATCACAGGGATCGATATTGCGCCGGAGATGATACGGATCGCACAGGAAAAATTTCCGCAGAAACAGGTAGAATTGATCTGCGGAGATGCGGAGACCATGCCAAGGAAAAAACGCTTTGATCGGATTATGGTATACAATGCGTTTCCGCATTTTGAAAATCCTATGGTGTTGCTTGCTGCACTGACGGAACAGTTGAAATGCGGTGGACGCTTATCCATTGCTCATGGGATGAGCCGCGAACAATTGAAACAGCATCATACCGGCAGCGCCAGGGCAGTTTCTGTTGACCTTCCGACTGCAGAGATTTTAGCCGAAATGATGGAGAAATTTCACCTGTCTGTTGATGTTGTTATATCTGATGAAAGAATGTACCAAGTCAGCGGCAGAAAGTAATAGAAGCCCCAACTCCATAGTCAGGGGATTATATCCGGTGAGGGATAGAAAGAAAATAAGAGCGGTGTTGGGCCGCCTCGGCACACTGGCGGCGTTGCCATAGCCTGTCATGTACACAGTAGGGCCTCTAAAAAATATAATTGTGGCTCAGATAGAGAAATTCGCAGAGACATCTGCCGCCGTCAAGAAAGTTCTCACCTTGCAGGAATACTGCGAGATGTGGTCGACTTCAAAACCTGCTCCAAGTCCTACAAGATGAAGCGCCGGATTGAAAAACCGGGCCATCTTCCTCAATGTCCATGAGCCCGTGTGACTTAGGAAAAGGTACAAAATCTGCAAACCACCCGGCGTAGGCGATCTGCCGTCACGAAGGAGTCCAGCGCCTTTTGCGGCTATCTGAACTGCCAGGAGTGCGGCGGTAATTTGACTTTCCACTTCAACCAGAATAACCTCAACATCAACTTCTTTAGCTGCCAGAACCACAATTCCGGGCTCGTCTACCCACTATATCCGGCTGGACTTCTTGGAGAGGGTGGTGCTGGAGGGGCTCCACCGCCTAACCCGCTCCGTCAATGAGTATAAGGACGATTTTGCACAGGCCGTCGTGGGCGCTCCATGAAAGCGGCGAAGCGTGACCCGACAGCAGCAGGTGGTGATCCATTATCACTTTATCGGCGTGTTTATCGCCCCAAGCGCAAGGACATCCCCGAGGCCGCCATCCTCATGCAAACAAGAGAGGGAGTAGCGGTTCGCTACTCCCCGGAACAGACTGCAAGTTGAAGCGCCATAGCAATAAAAAAGCGGAGTGTCCTATAAGGACACTCCGCTTGGTGCGATTGTTCATAACGGATTTGATGAAAACACATTGAAACACCAGCAGGAACACACATTGCCTACAATCGGCACATTGGTAAGTCAGTTGGATTCCTCTTAATAATGAAGACAACATAAAAACACGGGAGGGAAACCAATGGGAAGTATTTATGAAATGACAAGAGGAACCTATCAAAAATAAGGAGACTATGAACTTCCAAACTTGAAGTTACTGCCTGAAGAAGGTCTGTTTATAGGCGTGTGGGGACAACGGTATCGGCAGCATTTCAGACAGAATCATCGTATTCTTTACGATAATCTGTTGACTGCCGGACATTAAACAAACATTTAGCAGAGGTAGATCGTCAGACGGAGAGTATGTTTCAAGCCATGGTAAAAACACTTTCCGAAAAGGGTGGATGAACCAATCATCCAGTTTTCAAAGGCGAGGCCGAAAAAATCAGGGCAAAATAGAACGAACCGGAGAAAGCAGTTTACTTTCTCCGGCTTTTCTGTATTGGCTTAGCCGGCAGACTATTTATGGATAGATGTGCCCAAAACAGTAAAACTCGATAGGGAGCTTCCCGAAAACCCGTACTTCAAAAATGTAAGCAATTTTTTATCATCTACTATTATTCGCTGTTTTGATGCCAACTGTAATCATAGTAATATAATCGTCACGGCTTTGCAGGGACATTTCGTTTAGCCCCTCCTCGTAGGAATATCCAACCAGCTCTATTTGATTTTTGTCCGCAAAAATGAGTATATTATGGTAAACCGTTTCAAGTTTGTTCCAGCCGCCTACACAGAAGACTCGCAGATAAGTTCCAGCAGGACGCACAGTATCGTAAATCTCTGTATCCTCTCTACCATAAGCAAAAAAGCAGTCGTAATCGGCATAGTTTCCGGCTAAGATTTTCTCAACTGAAATTCGGCTCCCGAAATTATCATAAAGACCGAAAAGGGATTTTAGCCGCAAAGAAAAATCTCCTGCCACCGCAAAGTCGTCATCGTCATAAGAGCCAGTGATAGGAGCGCTGAGTAAAATGCGTTGTTCGGGAAGTGTGACTGTTTTGATCTCTCCTTCCCTAGCCGTAAGGCTTAGGGACAGTTTTTTGGATTTTTGTTCCAAAAAGGCTTTGGTGTTCAGGAGTTCCCGAATAGATTTATCGATCAGAGCTTTTCTCTCTTCGATCAGTTCCGCGAAGGAGGCACCCGATGGCCTTTGCTGGTAGCGGATGATTTCTTCAATAGATAAGCCGATTTTTCTCAGTATCAGAATCAACTCCAGCTGCACTGTCTGAAAACAGGTGTAGTAGCGATAGCCGTTTTCCCCTTTGAATTCGGGAGAAAACAGACCGATTTCATCATAATAGTGCAGCGTGCGCTTGTTGACGCCATTGAGCTTTGCAAATTGTCCCGTGGTATATAAATATTTCTTGTTTTTCATCTTACCCCCTTGACATTACAGTTACTGTACAGCTTATCATACTGTATAGTGAATAAAATTGCAAGCGTGGAGTGTGAACATGGATATTTTAAATGCGAACCAAAAACCATGGAAAGAGATCAAAGAGATTTATATAGAAGCTTTTCCCAAGTCAGAGCGAAAACCCTTTTTTACAGTTCGACGTTCTGTAAATAAGGGAAAAGCGCTGCTGTTGACAGCAATGGAGAATGAAGCTTTGCGGGGCTTTGTACTGGTGATCCCTTACAAAAACATGGTGATGGTGGATTATCTGGCCGTTTCTTCAAAAACCCGCAGCCGTGGAACCGGAAGTAAAATTATGCAGGAAGTATGTCGGTATTTTCCCGGCAAAAAAATCGTTTTGCTGATTGAGCGGCCGGATGATACCGCCGAAAATAAAGACCAGCGGATTGCCCGCAGGAGATTTTATTTCCAAAACGGCTTCACCTCCTCAAATATTTATATCACCGGGCGCAGCGGAAATATGGAAATTTTAAACTTTGGTGGCGCAGTATCTAAGCAAGAGTATATGGAAGTGCAGCAGTATGCTCTGGGGAAGCTGATGTTCCGGCTGTCCGGCATCAGGCTGGCCGTCTAAGAAAGGAGTATTTTATGAGCACTATTTTTTCAAAGGTAAAATTGAAGGGGCGGCAGATCGCAGTGTTGTCCGTGCTGGTCTTGTTTGCTGCTATCGCAGAAATGATGCTGCCCTCGTTGCTTGCCCAAATGATCAATAACGGGGTAGCCGATTCTTCACGCAGCGCTGTTTTGAGCCTTGCCGCTGTCATGACGGGTGTTACGATACTGGCATGTATCGTCAATTTTTGGTCCGTGAAAATTGCTTCCCGCATTTCCACAGACTTTTCAGCAACACTTCGTGGACAGGTTTTTGAAAAGGTACAGAGCTTTTCAGCCGCTGAACTTGATAAGTTTGGTACAGCCAGCTTAGTTACACGAAGTACATCGGATATTACAAATGTTCAAAATTTTCTTACCATGCTTTTGCGGATCGGCATTCTTGCACCTATGATGGCGATAGCTGGCTTGAGTTTCTCCGCGGCGACCGGCGGACAGGTCAGCTCTGTCCTTACGGTTGCGATTCCGGTATTATTGGTGAGTTGCGGCATTATCATTCTGTTCGCTTCCCGTTATTCTGTAAAACTCCGGCAAAAGCTGGATCGGCTCAATCAGCTTTTTCTGGAATCGCTGGAAGGGGTTCGAGTCATCCGTGCTTTCAATAAGCAGCAGGCTGAACGCCGTCGTTTCGGCGAGGCAAATACCGACTATGCCGCAACAGCCATGCTATCCGGCCGAATTACTAGCCTTTTGCTGCCGGTTATCAATGTGATTTTCGGTGTAACCACAGCGGCGGTTTTGGGGCTTGGAGCCCGTTATGTCGAAACAGGTGCTATGGAGGTCGGTTCTCTGGTGGCGAATAGCCAGTATATCAGTATGGTACTGATGTCGGTGATGATGCTGGCCCTTGTGATCATGATGTTCCCCACGGCGTATGCCTGCGCGGGGCGCATTGCAGAAATGTTACAAACAGAAACAAGCATCCGGGACGGCTCGTTTTCATTGCAGGAGCGCCCTCTTCGTTCTACAGTAGAATTTCGTCATGTGACCTTTGCCTACCCCGGAGCACAGGAGCCGATTTTAAAAGACATCAGCTTTGAAGCGCACCCCGGAGAAATCACCGCCATTATCGGTGGAACGGGACGGGGAAAATCCAGTATCCTGAAACTGATCCCACGCCTGTACGACCCTCTGTTCGGCGAAGTGCTGATCGACGGCGTGAACGCAAAGGACTATGCAGTGGATGACCTTCGTTCTCTGATCGGCTATGTCCCGCAAAAAAATATTTTATTTTCCGGCGATATTGCCTCCAACCTCAATTTTGGAAAAGAAGACGGCACACAGCGGGATTGGCAGGAGGCGGCGAGAGTTGCATGTGCCGAGGAATTTATCCTGAAAAAGGAGAACGGGTATCATGACAGGATCGCCCAAGGAGGAACAAACCTTTCCGGCGGACAGCGCCAGCGAATGGCGATTGCAAGAGCAATTATGAAACAGCCCGAAATCTATGTGTTTGACGACAGCTTTTCCGCTTTGGACATGAAAACCGACCAAACACTCCGCAAAAATTTGAGAGCATCCATGAGGAATGCCACCATTATTATGGTGGCACAGCGGGTGAGTACGATTTTAGACGCCGACCGCATTTTAGTTGTTGACGATGGAAGGATCGTCGGTCAGGGAACCCATCAGGAGCTCTTGAAAAACTGCCCGCTCTATCGTGAAATTGCAGAAATCCAGTTGGGAAAGGAGGCTATCTGACATGAAAAAACATACTTTCAAACGGCTGTTAGGGTACCTGAAATCTCACAGGATACGGCTGTTTTTCGTCTTGCTGTTTGCTTCTGTCAGCACCATTTTCACGGTAATGGCCCCGTTCGTGATCGGCAAGGTCACGACAACCTTATTCGATAGCATCCGGGATGGCGTGTTTTACTGGGAAACCATTCTTTGGCTGCTTGCGGCGTTGGTATGCCTGTACCTAGTATCGCAGTTCTTTTCGTTTTTACAGGGCTTTTATATGGCGAAGATTACTGCCAATGTCATGCGTAAAATTAGAAGTGACATCGATGGGAAAATGCACAGATTGAAATTGAATTACTATGACACACATACCCACGGCGACATTCTCAGCGTAATCACCAACGATGTCGATACCATCAATAATACCGTCAGCCAGAATCTTACTTCCATTGTTACGCAGGTGATCACAGCAATCGGTATCCTTTTGATGATGCTGGCAATCAGCCCAAAGCTGACGATCATTCCAATCATCATGGTGCCGCTGTCGCTGCTCAGCGCAGCGGGCGTTATGAAGGCTGGAAGCAAATATTATGAAAAACAACAGGAGCTGTTAGGGCGGCTCAATGGATATATTGAAGAAATGTACAACGGCCAGCAGGTTGTCCAATCCTTTAGCTATCAGGGCAGAGCAAAGCAGAACTTTTCTGCTTTGAATGAGGAATTGAAAAACAGTTCCTACAAAGCAGAAACAACCGCAGGAGCTGTCGGCCCAATTACCACCCTAGTCAATGATATGGGTTACGTGGTTTGTGCTGTAATCGGCTGTCTGGGTGCTATTGGCGGCCTTATCACGGTAGGAAATGTACAGGCTATGTTGGAGTACACCCGCCGGTTTGCCGAACCGTTTTCCTCGTTGGCAGGTATGGCAGGAAGCTTTGGCGCAGCCAAAGCTGCAGGAGACCGTATTTTTGCTTTGCTGGACGCAGAGGAAGAGTTACCGGACGCAGAACATGGTATCATTCCAAAAGATCGCTCCGGCAGCGTGACGTTCCAAAATGTTCGGTTCGGATATACACCTGACCGTATGCTGATGAACGGTGTAAATCTGATAGTCAAGCCCGGCCAGAAGGTTGCGATTGTGGGACCGACCGGCGCGGGCAAAACCACGCTGATCAACCTGTTGATGCGCTTTTATGAGATTAACGGCGGAACTATCACGGTGGACGGCGTCAATATACAGGATATGCCAAGAGAAGAACTGCGGGACCGTTTCGGCATGGTGCTGCAGGACACATGGCTTTTTGAGGGGACGATTGCCGACAACGTGGGATACGCAGAAGAAGGTATGAACAAAAATAAAATTGTCGCTGCGGCAAAGTCGGCCTGTGCGCATAATTTTATCAAAACGCTACCCAATGGATATGATATGGAACTTTCCAAAGGAGCGGAAAACATTTCACAAGGAGAGCGCCAGCTTCTCACTATCGCCCGTGCTATCGCTTCCGATCCGGAAATTATGATTCTGGATGAGGCCACAAGTAATGTGGATACCCATACAGAGGTTTTAATCCAGCGCGCCATGGCGCAGCTTATGAAAGGACGCACTAGCTTTGTCATTGCCCATAGACTTTCTACCATTCGTGATGCCGATATGATTTTGTACATGGAGGATGGTAGTATTAAGGAAGTCGGAAATCACGACGAACTGATGGCAAGGGACGGGAAATATGCGGCCCTTTATAACAGTCAATTTGCATAATCATAATTACATATAAAACAACTGTCAAATTCAAAGAGAAAAAATAAATTCCCGTAGGCGGTCGATACGCCTACGGGAATTTTTTGTAAATATAAACTAATGTTTACGCTTGCTTTTCACATCTTTTCGTATTTTTCTCTCGGGATAGATTTGGATCTTTTTTCCAACGCACAACTAATTTGTTGAACAAAAGACGGATCATTGTATGGAGAAATTCGAAATTCATAATCCATAGTAGTATCGCCTTGTAATGAGATATTGTGAGTGAAATATAGCATAAAAGAGTGAAAAAGGCAAAGTAGAAGCTTTAATTCCTACCCTTAGCACATTTTCACCAGAAATGATAAATCCGAACACATTACCCATCTGGATAATGTAGTTCGGATTATCATTGTTTGGTCGGAGTGTCATTTAAGGGCTTCAGAAAATCACAAACGCAAAAATGGTATTCAGGTACGGATAATCAGTATTCCATAAAATTTGCCTATCAAACTGGAACAACATCAACAGCTTTATAATTTCCAAATTTATCTTTGACTATGCTGTATAAAACTTCATGTGCATATAGATTGGAGAAATTTAAACCTGGATTATCCTGTTCGTGAAAGAAAATGTTGTCTGGTAACCTGGAAATAAATCCATAGTATCTTCCGTTTCTATCAAATCCGGTTTTAATTACCGTTCCACGATACTGCAGAGGTTTCTCTTCGATTATATCTACTTTCTGCTGGGTATGAACATACTCTCTTAGATAATTGAAGAATTCAGTAGAGTCTTTCATCCCATATTTGTAGCTCTGACCCTTCTCTTCGATCCACTCTTGCTGAGCATTTGTAAAGAGCCGACAGGTCCTATTTAGAGTTTCATTCCATGTTTTTTCATCCAGAAGTTTCTCTTTAAGCTGTTCGCAGTACTTGTCAATTTCTTTTTCATTATTTATTGTCGGGGTATTGGGGGCCAATAATTCTTTTACTAACCAACAAAGATGCATCCTATATGGAACTAGTTCTTTAGGAATTGTATTTGCCCTATATTCGTGTTCAATCATAGAAAAGATTAGGGCTGCCATATAATATGGGTATTTTGATTGTGAGTCGACAAATATTTTGTTGCGGTATTCTTGTAGAAGTTTTGATTCATGCCTGTGCCCTTTAAAGGGTTCACTCAAAAAAACACTCACAAAACTTTGCAAAATTCCTCGCAAATTTACTTTTTCAAAAGGCTTAATAGTTGGATTATTAAAGTATTGCTTGGAACGCCGTTCATAAAATAGCTTTATGCCTGTCTCCGTTGCAAGGGCATTAAACAAGTCTTCTAAATCTTTGTGGAACTGTCTGGTGATTTCAAAGGCCTCATCATATACAATGTTTTGGCGGTTTGTGCCCTTTACAATACTATTTGTAATCTCTAGGCTTCTCGTTGCAATTACTTTAGCAATTATCGTCACATGGGATAAATCGTACCCATGTTTGCTTGCCTCGTAAATTACATTGCAGGTTTGGCAGCCGTTAACAACTTGAGGATTTTTAATTGTTATTTTGCGGTTACCGCTCCCAATTTCATCACAAACAATAGTAATTCCATTGTTAAGAAGCACAAAGCTAAATGGATCATTTTGAATTGTGGTTAGAATATCTTGGTTAATCGTTGTATCCCCTTGATAATCTCTCACATTATCATCAAATAGGCTTTTTCTAATGAGACCTTCTTCCGATACAAGAAGTTTTAATAGCTCTGTGGCACTGCAAAGAACGATGCTTGAATTATCAACATCATCAACAGCGGTTAGTGAAAATGTATCTATGACATTCAAAACAACAGAAAAAGCGTTCTCGTTCTCGTCAATAATTCTCTTGAAACTACTCGTATCTATATATTGGATAGCTATATCACCATAAGTTTCGAGGGCAGCTATATCTTTTTCTATCTTTTGAGAAATTGCAATTATGTGGGGGCTTTCTTCCCAAGTCCCCATCACAACATAATAAAGTCGAACATCTGGATTTCGCGTCCAGCGCATCATAACTTGATCGCTCATTAAATATTCTTTTATAGATAGCCATTCCTGAATGCTATCATTATTAGGCTGGAAATGATCTTCTCCTAAAAAGTCAACAACACCATTTGTAAATTTGGCATATTCTCCTGAGTCGAACTTTTCTTTGTATTTTGACTGGATAAAAATAAATTCAATGTCTGCTTTATTGTATCTTTCAAATATATCCTTTGCATCCTGTAAAGTATGTATGAGCAAACCGTTTAGCTTAATGCAAATTCCGTCGAGCCCCATATCGTTTTGCCCACCGACGCAAACGGCATCCAAAAGTGAGTCGTCTACACTAAATGCACCGGGTTGATGGGTCGACAGGATAACTTGATTAGCAAATCTTTCAAATGCTACTCCATCTGATACATTTTGAAGCTCATAATCTTCACGGAATTTGGCGAGTTTTACTCGGACTATCGGTTGTAATTTCATGGCAATTCCTCCAAGTTATATTTCGACAGATATTCCAAGTTTAATTATTATACATTATATCATATTTAGTCGAAATGTCCACAAAATGCTTGCTGTAGTTAATTGCAAATCAAAGCTTTTCCAAAGAACCATAAAGCCCACTTCATCGCATTACAGTAATTTGGGACAAAATGTCCCAAACTGGTTCCCTTTACATGGCTCGGGTAGTATATCCCCCGTCGCCGCATATTGTTCAGAACAGCCGGGAGCTGTCTGTCAAGGGTGCATAACACCGCCGTTATACGGCGGCTTGCCCTTGACTGACGGCCCCGGTTGTTCTATTTTCTGGCGGTGTGACGGGGGAATATCCTCCAGAGCCGCCCCCTTTCCCAATCTTGGGAAAGGGCGGGGGGATAGGGTTGAACACCACGGAGGTTTTACTTATGAATTTTACCAACAGCCCCTATGAGCGCATGATGAAAGAAGTCCCTCACTATTAAGAAGCCCGCCCCGCAGAAGGCCCCGGAAGAATCGCCTTGTGCGGGGTGATCTTATTGGAGGGGGATTACCTGTGTTTTCTGCTATCGAAAGCACCTCAAAAAGCAGTGCTAATAATTTAGCATTTGGCCCAGAATGGAGCTTGGTTTGCAAGGGGGGCTGAGCACAGTTTTAGCGGGGGCAATATGATTTCCTTACCCACCCTCGATCTTCTAAAATACTGCTAACATTTTGTTCCGGAGCAGCGGAGGCGCTGCGTGGAAAACTAAGCTGTAAAAACACCCCGTCTACAAGGGCCTGCGGGCATAGTTTTAGAGCGGCTAATACAATTCCCTTACTTGCTTATTTTGGACGAAACACTTTCCACATCTGGCGAACTGGGGACGGTTAAGCCCATCCGCTAGCATTTCTCTTTGGGACAATTTGTCCCAAAGTTAAGGCCTTTGGGCCGCAGACAATTACATCGGGGCTCCCGCCGAAGCCCAGCGCCAGCGGGTTCGGTGGGGAGAGGAGGCGCAGCAGAGCGAGGGAGAAAGCGGCTTTGGCCGGTTGCGAAGGATGCGGAGCTTGCGCCGACGAGGGTTTGGGGAAGCTCCCCAACAAGCGTTTTTTGT
This genomic window from Pusillibacter faecalis contains:
- a CDS encoding VWA domain-containing protein, producing MFVSLFYRFRSNGLKVSLEEWLTLMNGLQQGLHDCSLHGFYTLCRAVVVSSETDFDRFDQVFFEFFRGIEPQERLPEAMLQWLEHPELTRSDWKLLGKFTNMQVEEIETLFAKRLQEQKEEHNGGRKWVGTEGYTAFGNQGEKMFGIRVAGDSRYHSAYRIAGERRYRDWRTDCTLDSRQFQMAFRSLRQLSKETDAPKTELDIGGTIRKTCENAGRMEVMYTRPRKNMLKLLLLMDSGGSMEPYQQLCSLLFQSVSKVGHFKDLKIYYFHNRPGSLIYQDPTLTLSSAVETEGLLKNLSSDYRAIFVGDGEMSLRELLGRDGVSSSKSGLDWLKQFKKKYPHAIWLHPQEPPVGSSYWTQSFRLIGEQFDMYQVTVEGLTQGMRKLLANR
- a CDS encoding class I SAM-dependent methyltransferase is translated as MDKDDVIAFFNRRALSWDARMVRDELVIRKILDNAEIWDGLDILDVACGTGVLISDYLARGVRHITGIDIAPEMIRIAQEKFPQKQVELICGDAETMPRKKRFDRIMVYNAFPHFENPMVLLAALTEQLKCGGRLSIAHGMSREQLKQHHTGSARAVSVDLPTAEILAEMMEKFHLSVDVVISDERMYQVSGRK
- a CDS encoding MerR family transcriptional regulator, translating into MKNKKYLYTTGQFAKLNGVNKRTLHYYDEIGLFSPEFKGENGYRYYTCFQTVQLELILILRKIGLSIEEIIRYQQRPSGASFAELIEERKALIDKSIRELLNTKAFLEQKSKKLSLSLTAREGEIKTVTLPEQRILLSAPITGSYDDDDFAVAGDFSLRLKSLFGLYDNFGSRISVEKILAGNYADYDCFFAYGREDTEIYDTVRPAGTYLRVFCVGGWNKLETVYHNILIFADKNQIELVGYSYEEGLNEMSLQSRDDYITMITVGIKTANNSR
- a CDS encoding GNAT family N-acetyltransferase, yielding MDILNANQKPWKEIKEIYIEAFPKSERKPFFTVRRSVNKGKALLLTAMENEALRGFVLVIPYKNMVMVDYLAVSSKTRSRGTGSKIMQEVCRYFPGKKIVLLIERPDDTAENKDQRIARRRFYFQNGFTSSNIYITGRSGNMEILNFGGAVSKQEYMEVQQYALGKLMFRLSGIRLAV
- a CDS encoding ABC transporter ATP-binding protein encodes the protein MSTIFSKVKLKGRQIAVLSVLVLFAAIAEMMLPSLLAQMINNGVADSSRSAVLSLAAVMTGVTILACIVNFWSVKIASRISTDFSATLRGQVFEKVQSFSAAELDKFGTASLVTRSTSDITNVQNFLTMLLRIGILAPMMAIAGLSFSAATGGQVSSVLTVAIPVLLVSCGIIILFASRYSVKLRQKLDRLNQLFLESLEGVRVIRAFNKQQAERRRFGEANTDYAATAMLSGRITSLLLPVINVIFGVTTAAVLGLGARYVETGAMEVGSLVANSQYISMVLMSVMMLALVIMMFPTAYACAGRIAEMLQTETSIRDGSFSLQERPLRSTVEFRHVTFAYPGAQEPILKDISFEAHPGEITAIIGGTGRGKSSILKLIPRLYDPLFGEVLIDGVNAKDYAVDDLRSLIGYVPQKNILFSGDIASNLNFGKEDGTQRDWQEAARVACAEEFILKKENGYHDRIAQGGTNLSGGQRQRMAIARAIMKQPEIYVFDDSFSALDMKTDQTLRKNLRASMRNATIIMVAQRVSTILDADRILVVDDGRIVGQGTHQELLKNCPLYREIAEIQLGKEAI
- a CDS encoding ABC transporter ATP-binding protein, with protein sequence MKKHTFKRLLGYLKSHRIRLFFVLLFASVSTIFTVMAPFVIGKVTTTLFDSIRDGVFYWETILWLLAALVCLYLVSQFFSFLQGFYMAKITANVMRKIRSDIDGKMHRLKLNYYDTHTHGDILSVITNDVDTINNTVSQNLTSIVTQVITAIGILLMMLAISPKLTIIPIIMVPLSLLSAAGVMKAGSKYYEKQQELLGRLNGYIEEMYNGQQVVQSFSYQGRAKQNFSALNEELKNSSYKAETTAGAVGPITTLVNDMGYVVCAVIGCLGAIGGLITVGNVQAMLEYTRRFAEPFSSLAGMAGSFGAAKAAGDRIFALLDAEEELPDAEHGIIPKDRSGSVTFQNVRFGYTPDRMLMNGVNLIVKPGQKVAIVGPTGAGKTTLINLLMRFYEINGGTITVDGVNIQDMPREELRDRFGMVLQDTWLFEGTIADNVGYAEEGMNKNKIVAAAKSACAHNFIKTLPNGYDMELSKGAENISQGERQLLTIARAIASDPEIMILDEATSNVDTHTEVLIQRAMAQLMKGRTSFVIAHRLSTIRDADMILYMEDGSIKEVGNHDELMARDGKYAALYNSQFA
- a CDS encoding AIPR family protein, which encodes MKLQPIVRVKLAKFREDYELQNVSDGVAFERFANQVILSTHQPGAFSVDDSLLDAVCVGGQNDMGLDGICIKLNGLLIHTLQDAKDIFERYNKADIEFIFIQSKYKEKFDSGEYAKFTNGVVDFLGEDHFQPNNDSIQEWLSIKEYLMSDQVMMRWTRNPDVRLYYVVMGTWEESPHIIAISQKIEKDIAALETYGDIAIQYIDTSSFKRIIDENENAFSVVLNVIDTFSLTAVDDVDNSSIVLCSATELLKLLVSEEGLIRKSLFDDNVRDYQGDTTINQDILTTIQNDPFSFVLLNNGITIVCDEIGSGNRKITIKNPQVVNGCQTCNVIYEASKHGYDLSHVTIIAKVIATRSLEITNSIVKGTNRQNIVYDEAFEITRQFHKDLEDLFNALATETGIKLFYERRSKQYFNNPTIKPFEKVNLRGILQSFVSVFLSEPFKGHRHESKLLQEYRNKIFVDSQSKYPYYMAALIFSMIEHEYRANTIPKELVPYRMHLCWLVKELLAPNTPTINNEKEIDKYCEQLKEKLLDEKTWNETLNRTCRLFTNAQQEWIEEKGQSYKYGMKDSTEFFNYLREYVHTQQKVDIIEEKPLQYRGTVIKTGFDRNGRYYGFISRLPDNIFFHEQDNPGLNFSNLYAHEVLYSIVKDKFGNYKAVDVVPV